taatttaagaaccatattattatcatcattaggTATCGTTGTATTTCGATGTGAATATATATCTCGTATATACCTCTACAGGTACCAtcattacatacctacctataccgtCAGCTGGCTCATATATATGATACTTTGGTTTGAGCAACTGCGTTGGCTATAAATCTTAGTCTCAGTCGACGTCGAACGCGGTCCGGACAAAAATCCATCAATCTGCTAATACAATATTCGCGTTATACTTcgcaatataaaacaaaaaaaaattgtttatatattacagGAATCTCGTTTTCGTATATAACGGATAATCGTTACGGGAAACGATGAGTCACTGACAATAACCTCGGACTTAAAATATATGACGTATAGACGTCGCGTCTGCTCGAGTTTCACTTTTCGTACGTGTTGAGCGATGATACCTTTATACCTTCAAGTGCACTgtgcataataaattatcaggtgtattatataacattgtgattataatttatactgttttAACCAGATGAACCAAATAATAGGGTGGCGCATTGTCAAAAAAACGGTATCCTGCAGGtcagcacaatattataatatattattcatcgaCGGACTCGTCGTTGGTCCGCGATTCGTCGGTATTTCGCTGTTTCGGTATTCGTTTGGCGAAccgtaaaatgataatatattattatattataatatcgcgtgggcacattattatagctatttattGATGGTGtatatgaaaaggttctaaatcgaTTTCGCGAAATTGTTCTGCTGCAGTTGGAGAGCAATTTTATACTCCCGGTCGAGGTTAGTTCTGTGTGCGGACAATACCCACCGATAGAACAACTGCTTACTGCACTTTATCATAACCGTCGATTCCATACTACAACACGCGCAATATTAATTGGAGATGAAATAATGATTTCTACCAAATAATcgtattatagtttaaaacgtTCGCATGCAAAAGACAAACAAGAACTATAGTAATTTGATAACACTCGAGTAAGGTCAGtactgtttttattaaaatcaacagTCAGCTGTTTAACGAGGATTAGAACTTTTCAAAGTTAATATACAGAGAAATCGTCATaaaccatataggtataatagtctctttataaataatacatttaacgaaaatagtttatatttaccCACATAAATGCGTTGATTTAATCAAGTACAATACTTAATTGCTATACAGacgttgaaattattttatactgtacaATATGCAGAACTCATACTGACTTATTTGTACTATCTATAAACAAGTTAGGAATAACACGTTCTTCGAGCTCTTCTATATAGTCTTTAGATTTCCGGACTTACTGTGATTCTATACTAttgaatagaaaatattatacagagatttatattgaaatagtgattatagtacataattataattgaaataccaAATTATCTTCTCCGATAATAAACTTTATCTATCGACTGACGTCAAATAGGTAgcttatttatgattataaagcATAATAgaaggatattataataaccgatTCGAAAACACTGACCCTTCTGGCCCTCTGTCCCTCTGACCCTCTGGCCCTTTCACACCCGCCGATCACGTACGTACACggcatatattttatcagttatcatttgTTATCACATATTTTTACCGCGCCGCCCGATCATGGACTTAATCAACATCGCTCACGTtatcaacatatatttttatcacacacattgaaattatatattattgttatcatatatttttgcctcaattattttattattgttatcacagacatacactatatattatttcaaatgtgTTAGGAATACAGGCTTCGTAGATTAGTTGGTTAAAGCGCCGAAATGTAATACGGAGATCGAATCTCTCCGGAGCCTTTtagcaattttttattaaaaaatattcggtataataatttatatatcatacttataatgtaggtaatgtaTTCGAAGCGGAAAAATATATGTCGGTCACGTGTCGGATCGTGTGttcaaataaatacaacaaCATATTGTCATTAGAACTAGATATTTccttattcaattaaaaaatatcttaatagcCACCACATTAGGTGAACATATCCGTTATTAAAGAAGAATACATTAGTGAATAACAGATATCCGCCGAACGCACATTAAGCCTAATAATTGTCACAGGTATTAACACGTCAATCAAATACCATTCCCACCATTCGTAACTAGCACATGCGCACTGTAAAATTTCACCGCCTATTAAGCTTCTAGAGACACCGGCAGTCGTTTAGTTCGTCTACTGCCTTAAAAACCATCGTGCACGTATATTTTTCGCTCTGAAAATTGTTGTGAGTTTAAGTGTTTAAACATGGCTGGATCAATCGAAGACAACGCTGCGTTATACAAAAAGAAGACCTTCGCTTATGTACAACCTACACCACCTGCTGAACTCATCGAATCCACAACCTACACGCTCGACTTTACGAACCGTAAGTTTGTACACATTGGTATTGACCCTACTGAACATTTTCAAGTCGCCATCCATTTATTAACATCGTCTCGCCATGTTAATATATCGCCGGATTTTCTTAAACGTATATTCTCTATGATGGGGCATATCTTATCATTCATATTAGATACACCTCAGAAGTGCAAGCGCTTTATATTTCTTGAGACGGAATCTCATAAAATTTCTAGTATGGTGTATGGCGGAGAAAATGTGTTGGTGATAGAATCAAAAACTCATAAAGGATGTCGAGTATTGGTAAATCGTGCGGACCTTATTAGCCTTCAATATCTGGAATGGTGCATATTTGAAACGGTTACACGAAAATCAACTATAACACAACCAGTTGtcttaaaacaatttgatatgTTTTCAAACTATATCAATGTCGAATTTCACAAATTAAATTCACCGCCGAAAACAACTGCAGAAATGATTACATTTGTCAAAAATTTACACGATGATACTATAATTTCGAATATGCCTAAAAATGACGTCAATCACATCagtcaaatcaaaatgtatgcTTCAACACAATTAGTCAAACATTGGGAGAAATGCTTCATAAGACCAATGTCGCCAGAggtaaactttaaattaaatcatgttttttttttcatagtgacataattcatattttatttctagttaTTGATTTCACCGTTGTCGCCGCCAACACCGTTATCACCACCAccacatttttattgtatagggAGCTGACGAGGAAAGAGGTTGCAGAGAATTTTCAGCCGGAATTCCTTCACCAGTGAGTCTCGTAGTCAATAAGAACGATGAGCCGATGATTTTCAACCACTCATCAACACCCCAGCCATCAAAGAAAAAACCAACAAAGCGGGATGTAAAATGCAAACTGATTGTAtaacattgtttaataatttcatgtaaaataaaaataagtgtgatatttaaaatcgagttttctcatttattagaaaataaggTACTAATCACAANNNNNNNNNNNNNNNNNNNNNNNNNNNNNNNNNNNNNNNNNNNNNNNNNNNNNNNNNNNNNNNNNNNNNNNNNNNNNNNNNNNNNNNNNNNNNNNNNNNNNNNNNNNNNNNNNNNNNNNNNNNNNNNNNNNNNNNNNNNNNNNNNNNNNNNNNNNNNNNNNNNNNNNNNNNNNNNNNNNNNNNNNNNNNNNNNNNNNNNNNNNNNNNNNNNNNNNNNNNNNNNNNNNNNNNNNNNNNNNNNNNNNNNNNNNNNNNNNNNNNNNNNNNNNNNNNNNNNNNNNNNNNNNNNNNNNNNNNNNNNNNNNNNNNNNNNNNNNNNNNNNNNNNNNNNNNNNNNNNNNNNNNNNNNNNNNNNNNNNNNNNNNNNNNNNNNNNNNNNNNNNNNNNNNNNNNNNNNNNNNNNNNNNNNNNNNNNNNNNNNNNNNNNNNNNNNNNNNNNNNNNNNNNNNNNNNNNNNNNNNNNNNNNNNNNNNNNNNNNNNNNNNNNNNNNNNNNNNNNNNNNNNNNNNNNNNNNNNNNNNNNNNNNNNNNNNNNNNNNNNNNNNNNNNNNNNNNNNNNNNNNNNNNNNNNNNNNNNNNNNNNNNNNNNNNNNNNNNNNNNNNNNNNNNNNNNNNNNNNNNNNNNNNNNNNNNNNNNNNNNNNNNNNNNNNNNNNNNNNNNNNNNNNNNNNNNNNNNNNNNNNNNNNNNNNNNNNNNNNNNNNNNNNNNNNNNNNNNNNNNNNNNNNNNNNNNNNNNNNNNNNNNNNNNNNNNNNNNNNNNNNNNNNNNNNNNNNNNNNNNNNNNNNNNNNNNNNNNNNNNNNNNNNNNNNNNNNNNNNNNNNNNNNNNNNNNNNNNNNNNNNNNNNNNNNNNNNNNNNNNNNNNNNNNNNNNNNNNNNNNNNNNNNNNNNNNNNNNNNNNNNNNNNNNNNNNNNNNNNNNNNNNNNNNNNNNNNNNNNNNNNNNNNNNNNNNNNNNNNNNNNNNNNNNNNNNNNNNNNNNNNNNNNNNNNNNNNNNNNNNNNNNNNNNNNNNNNNNNNNNNNNNNNNNNNNNNNNNNNNNNNNNNNNNNNNNNNNNNNNNNNNNNNNNNNNNNNNNNNNNNNNNNNNNNNNNNNNNNNNNNNNNNNNNNNNNNNNNNNNNNNNNNNNNNNNNNNNNNNNNNNNNNNNNNNNNNNNNNNNNNNNNNNNNNNNNNNNNNNNNNNNNNNNNNNNNNNNNNNNNNNNNNNNNNNNNNNNNNNNNNNNNNNNNNNNNNNNNNNNNNNNNNNNNNNNNNNNNNNNNNNNNNNNNNNNNNNNNNNNNNNNNNNNNNNNNNNNNNNNNNNNNNNNNNNNNNNNNNNNNNNNNNNNNNNNNNNNNNNNNNNNNNNNNNNNNNNNNNNNNNNNNNNNNNNNNNNNNNNNNNNNNNNNNNNNNNNNNNNNNNNNNNNNNNNNNNNNNNNNNNNNNNNNNNNNNNNNNNNNNNNNNNNNNNNNNNNNNNNNNNNNNNNNNNNNNNNNNNNNNNNNNNNNNNNNNNNNNNNNNNNNNNNNNNNNNNNNNNNNNNNNNNNNNNNNNNNNNNNNNNNNNNNNNNNNNNNNNNNNNNNNNNNNNNNNNNNNNNNNNNNNNNNNNNNNNNNNNNNNNNNNNNNNNNNNNNNNNNNNNNNNNNNNNNNNNNNNNNNNNNNNNNNNNNNNNNNNNNNNNNNNNNNNNNNNNNNNNNNNNNNNNNNNNNNNNNNNNNNNNNNNNNNNNNNNNNNNNNNNNNNNNNNNNNNNNNNNNNNNNNNNNNNNNNNNNNNNNNNNNNNNNNNNNNNNNNNNNNNNNNNNNNNNNNNNNNNNNNNNNNNNNNNNNNNNNNNNNNNNNNNNNNNNNNNNNNNNNNNNNNNNNNNNNNNNNNNNNNNNNNNNNNNNNNNNNNNNNNNNNNNNNNNNNNNNNNNNNNNNNNNNNNNNNNNNNNNNNNNNNNNNNNNNNNNNNNNNNNNNNNNNNNNNNNNNNNNNNNNNNNNNNNNNNNNNNNNNNNNNNNNNNNNNNNNNNNNNNNNNNNNNNNNNNNNNNNNNNNNNNNNNNNNNNNNNNNNNNNNNNNNNNNNNNNNNNNNNNNNNNNNNNNNNNNNNNNNNNNNNNNNNNNNNNNNNNNNNNNNNNNNNNNNNNNNNNNNNNNNNNNNNTAATTGCTGAAAGTCATTACGGACTACGGtaggtatcattatatattactcGAAATCGGCTCCACGTGGAGCCACACTAATTATGTTTTTCACATAAgccaatgaaataataatataatgattataattgtatgcCGTATTTCGAAAAATGTCCCGCATAGGGGGATCGCTCAGTTCAACCAATGCCgcagtcaacgtgttaaaaATGAGTGACATTGAAGATATAGTGGACCAAAGCGAGATTGTGAATGAATTAGAAGATAATAACCAacgttttaaaagtaaatttagtgattattatgatataattaatttaaacaatgaaatttctggtttttgtaaattgtgcgaaataaaaaaaaagacgaaaacaaaaatattaatgaagaaCAGGAACACTTCTGGGCTAAAAAAGCACTTATTGTCGATGCATAAGAAAGAGTCTGAAAAGTCTAAAGACGTGGTTGtacataatagttttttttattgatgtaggtataggtatgcaCTTTACAGTTATCTTAAATACAATGTTACTACTTAACTTAGTTGACATTTAGATGATAAAaaactttttctaaaaataaattgtacctaataaGATTTACAGAAATGGTTTattgccaatatattatattaaaagaaacttAAACGTTTGGTACTATTGTACTGGACACTGGTGAATAAAAgaagaataaaagtttaattataaataataaatagtattattataacaaatataactattaagcaatttaatatttggaacaaaccatacagtttttttttaatattattatttgttaaagtgaacattaaaaaaacaacaatttaatttttataaacattatattgatcaataactagtaattagttattagtaataacccattgatatttattataaatgcaataggaacttaaaaagttaattatgctggtaaattgattcatacaagtaaaataatataagcataatttaaaatgcaaagttttaaacgagtataataaaaattaaattgtttgacttgttttatgttaatgtttgatttatgaaNNNNNNNNNNNNNNNNNNNNNNNNNNNNNNNNNNNNNNNNNNNNNNNNNNCGGCAGTCGTTTAGTTCGTCTACTGCCTTAGAAACCGTCGTGCACGTATGTTAGCCTTCAATATCTGGAATGGTGCATATTTGAAACGGTTACACGAAAATCAACTATAACACAACCAGTTGtcttaaaacaatttgatatgTTTTCAAACTATATCAATGTcgaatttcataaattaaattcaccGCCGAAAANNNNNNNNNNNNNNNNNNNNNNNNNNNNNNNNNNNNNNNNNNNNNNNNNNNNNNNNNNNNNNNNNNNNNNNNNNNNNNNNNNNNNNNNNNNNNNNNNNNNTCGGCAACATTTCGTACAGCAGTGCATCTGTCGTATAAAATGCAAAGGACGAgtgaaatgcatttttaaaaacttaatacaatattttacctgtttttttcttttcctcCACAAGCTGGTCGGTTCGTTCGTCAACCAATACCTCTAAATTGTTGGCATATTTTTCCATCATTGCCATCatgttgtcaaaaatatttggtctcctaaaatgtaggtatttcagcgtttgtattataaaaagttgTACAATGTTGTTAATCAAACTATTTACTGTGGTAAATTATAACGGGCTAAATGTTAcacatacatacaaaatataaacttactaaGTAtttgacttatataatattatttgaatcgaaaaaaattgtattcaactaACTTACATTCCTTTTCGCATGGGTCTTAATTTAACTCTGATAGTCTTGAAATCTGGGCGGTCGTCTGGATTCTCTGCCCAACAGTCTTCTAAACAGTCTCTGACAAAATCAAAGTTATTTTCTAGTAGTTCCAATGGTGGCCTGTATACAAACGGAAAATCgtcttttataaatgtatacgaattagtttaattatattatttgaataaaacaaaaatataaggtTTAATATTACTTTGGTAGGTAGTATTAgagataaaatattacctaaatggATTTGAACCATCTTgttgtgaataataaataatttttctcaaaatatctGACACCCCAAGTCCGTGGTTCTCTCCAAAAGGACCTTTACGGCTATGCAATTCATACAGAATAATAGAGAATGAATACACATCCCCTTTCTGAGTTCCGAATGATATTTGAATAGAAGAGTTGTAGCAACGCAACAGCTCCGGTGAGATGTATAAAAGTCCTAAAGGAAAGCTTTATGAGAATTTATAAAGGaatatgttttgaaaaatatttaaggatAGATATTTGAACTTTTATGAGGTAATTCATTTGTCATAACCCCGAAATATGTATTTCGATTGTCACTTCAACACCACGGGactacaatatatttcaaattgctTTAGCGAgagacaaacataatataattattttgattctgaaaaataattatccagTTCTCAttctcaaaattaataaaagtaacttGATgtagtttgaatattatatttctaatttatatttatatcataactcTACTGTGCTCATCAGCTACTACACACAAATTATGAAGGTACTATCGTGAGTATTGAAAGATTGAGGTACGTGTTGTACAAACACAATTATAGTAGATACgtgtaatttttagttattttatttatatcaataatattgtattatagcttataccataataatacaaaattgacAATAAGAAATGTATGAccctacatcataatattaattaggtaatagtAATGTATAACCAGTTTGCTATTAAATCTTATGGCTGGGcttaaaaaccataaatatttcaacctggcaataaaatactaatatattttaggtgtctatgttatattattgttgtataaactcgcataaatcaatattttttataaaaataaaacaaacaaatattacacttaattaaaatatttgagtttGAACAACACGAATAAAATTtcaatcttataataattagttcccaaattattttcttgtaatacCTCGTAAGtactttaatcaaaatataattatgtttaataatataaatataaattaaatcatttttcaaactacattgaattctttatttattaatctgaaaaaaaaaagttggattGTTATTATTCtcggtataaaataaatcaaatttattttataccgaGAACAATCTACTATTTTATAGTCAGCTACGTGTAATTGAAGTGACAGCCGTGatataaaaaacacaatttagaaacataatattatatggatatgtcataatatattttctacatgCTTATTaacgtgtacatattataccttcACACTTGCAATCCACTTCGTCGTCCTT
This portion of the Acyrthosiphon pisum isolate AL4f chromosome A1, pea_aphid_22Mar2018_4r6ur, whole genome shotgun sequence genome encodes:
- the LOC100569355 gene encoding uncharacterized protein LOC100569355, translating into MAGSIEDNAALYKKKTFAYVQPTPPAELIESTTYTLDFTNRKFVHIGIDPTEHFQVAIHLLTSSRHVNISPDFLKRIFSMMGHILSFILDTPQKCKRFIFLETESHKISSMVYGGENVLVIESKTHKGCRVLVNRADLISLQYLEWCIFETVTRKSTITQPVVLKQFDMFSNYINVEFHKLNSPPKTTAEMITFVKNLHDDTIISNMPKNDVNHISQIKMYASTQLVKHWEKCFIRPMSPELLISPLSPPTPLSPPPHFYCIGS
- the LOC115033663 gene encoding resact receptor-like, which gives rise to MKKELKVMRDLRHENLNGFIGACTDPPNICIVTEYCNRGSLKDILENEDVKLDNMFVASLVADIIRGMLYLHDSPLRYHGNLKSSNCLVDSRWVLKLTDFGLQEFKKESEDFPHHFLQHDFRLQKDDEVDCKCEGLLYISPELLRCYNSSIQISFGTQKGDVYSFSIILYELHSRKGPFGENHGLGVSDILRKIIYYSQQDGSNPFRPPLELLENNFDFVRDCLEDCWAENPDDRPDFKTIRVKLRPMRKGM